In Populus nigra chromosome 10, ddPopNigr1.1, whole genome shotgun sequence, the following proteins share a genomic window:
- the LOC133704622 gene encoding uncharacterized protein LOC133704622 isoform X2, giving the protein MAEAPEDVVSWLPTKEKLLMDKENFNKICFNTELKPSLSFFSEFPYEFDSLASPSALSSPVESSMGSSTETESSDEDDFLAGLTRRLTQQLAVKPEWVMAGSPESTLSGLRSWSVSSNGSPNGVSSPPTTPFGAKNDTWDLIYAAAGEVARLKMSNNEGHKYNTSTNYQRSGLLGTARTQNPGLTSVKNQPAGFYTSHCSSTLGHNTSQVNQCQQFLRQEQQALKQQCSSIWERQQVKTSWQAQPRHHHHSHHHQIQSRGPSAGNENGRFVRSLGLPQSAWPPLQVHAQNQHSNSGGTRAVFPGGSGVKRECAGTGVFLPRRYSNPLEPKKKSAGCPTVMFPAKVVQALNLNFDDMDFNGLAQPRLNSNAAFPSDYDALMIRRSALVAQQKRNLRQESVLNHEIRLPQEWTY; this is encoded by the exons ATGGCCGAGGCCCCTGAAGACGTCGTATCTTGGCTTCCTACTAAGGAAAAGTTACTCATGGACAAAGAGAACTTCAACAAAATTTGTTTCAACACTGAGTTGAAACCTAGCCTGAGCTTCTTTTCCGAGTTCCCTTACGAGTTTGACTCTCTCGCCTCGCCTTCCGCTCTCAGCTCCCCTGTAGAGTCCAGTATGGGTTCCTCCACCGAGACAGAGAGCAGTGACGAGGACGACTTTCTCGCTGGGTTAACTCGGCGTCTTACTCAGCAACTAGCTGTCAAACCCGAG TGGGTCATGGCCGGGTCACCGGAATCGACACTGAGTGGACTCAGAAGCTGGTCAGTTTCTAGCAACGGGAGTCCAAACGGGGTGTCGTCGCCGCCAACGACGCCGTTTGGTGCCAAGAATGACACGTGGGATCTGATATATGCAGCTGCTGGTGAAGTTGCAAGGTTGAAGATGAGCAATAATGAGGGCCATAAGTACAATACTAGTACTAACTATCAAAGGAGTGGTTTACTGGGTACAGCTAGGACTCAGAATCCAGGTCTCACTTCAGTCAAGAATCAGCCTGCTGGGTTTTATACTAGCCATTGTAGCTCTACTCTTGGCCATAATACTTCACAAGTTAATCAG TGCCAGCAATTTTTGAGGCAAGAGCAACAGGCACTAAAGCAACAGTGCTCTTCAATTTGGGAAAGGCAACAAGTGAAGACAAGCTGGCAAGCTCAGCCCCGACACCACCACCACAGCCACCACCACCAGATCCAGAGCAGAGGCCCAAGTGCCGGGAATGAAAATGGGAGGTTTGTGCGTTCTCTCGGTCTGCCTCAATCTGCTTGGCCTCCCCTTCAAGTACACGCACAAAATCAACACTCTAACTCAGGAGGCACGAGGGCTGTTTTTCCAGGTGGATCTGGTGTTAAGAGAGAGTGTGCTGGCACTGGTGTTTTTTTGCCCCGTAGATATAGCAACCCCCTTGAACCCAAGAAAAAATCTG CAGGTTGCCCAACAGTTATGTTCCCAGCTAAAGTTGTTCAGGCCCTAAATCTGAACTTTGACGACATGGATTTCAACGGCCTCGCTCAGCCACGGCTCAACAGTAATGCTGCTTTTCCCTCTGATTATG ATGCTTTAATGATAAGAAGAAGTGCACTCGTGGCACAGCAGAAGCGAAATTTACGGCAAGAGAGTGTGCTCAATCATGAAATACGGCTGCCTCAAGAGTGGACATACTGA
- the LOC133704622 gene encoding uncharacterized protein LOC133704622 isoform X3, with translation MAEAPEDVVSWLPTKEKLLMDKENFNKICFNTELKPSLSFFSEFPYEFDSLASPSALSSPVESSMGSSTETESSDEDDFLAGLTRRLTQQLAVKPEKWVMAGSPESTLSGLRSWSVSSNGSPNGVSSPPTTPFGAKNDTWDLIYAAAGEVARLKMSNNEGHKYNTSTNYQRSGLLGTARTQNPGLTSVKNQPAGFYTSHCSSTLGHNTSQVNQCQQFLRQEQQALKQQCSSIWERQQVKTSWQAQPRHHHHSHHHQIQSRGPSAGNENGRFVRSLGLPQSAWPPLQVHAQNQHSNSGGTRAVFPGGSGVKRECAGTGVFLPRRYSNPLEPKKKSGCPTVMFPAKVVQALNLNFDDMDFNGLAQPRLNSNAAFPSDYDALMIRRSALVAQQKRNLRQESVLNHEIRLPQEWTY, from the exons ATGGCCGAGGCCCCTGAAGACGTCGTATCTTGGCTTCCTACTAAGGAAAAGTTACTCATGGACAAAGAGAACTTCAACAAAATTTGTTTCAACACTGAGTTGAAACCTAGCCTGAGCTTCTTTTCCGAGTTCCCTTACGAGTTTGACTCTCTCGCCTCGCCTTCCGCTCTCAGCTCCCCTGTAGAGTCCAGTATGGGTTCCTCCACCGAGACAGAGAGCAGTGACGAGGACGACTTTCTCGCTGGGTTAACTCGGCGTCTTACTCAGCAACTAGCTGTCAAACCCGAG AAGTGGGTCATGGCCGGGTCACCGGAATCGACACTGAGTGGACTCAGAAGCTGGTCAGTTTCTAGCAACGGGAGTCCAAACGGGGTGTCGTCGCCGCCAACGACGCCGTTTGGTGCCAAGAATGACACGTGGGATCTGATATATGCAGCTGCTGGTGAAGTTGCAAGGTTGAAGATGAGCAATAATGAGGGCCATAAGTACAATACTAGTACTAACTATCAAAGGAGTGGTTTACTGGGTACAGCTAGGACTCAGAATCCAGGTCTCACTTCAGTCAAGAATCAGCCTGCTGGGTTTTATACTAGCCATTGTAGCTCTACTCTTGGCCATAATACTTCACAAGTTAATCAG TGCCAGCAATTTTTGAGGCAAGAGCAACAGGCACTAAAGCAACAGTGCTCTTCAATTTGGGAAAGGCAACAAGTGAAGACAAGCTGGCAAGCTCAGCCCCGACACCACCACCACAGCCACCACCACCAGATCCAGAGCAGAGGCCCAAGTGCCGGGAATGAAAATGGGAGGTTTGTGCGTTCTCTCGGTCTGCCTCAATCTGCTTGGCCTCCCCTTCAAGTACACGCACAAAATCAACACTCTAACTCAGGAGGCACGAGGGCTGTTTTTCCAGGTGGATCTGGTGTTAAGAGAGAGTGTGCTGGCACTGGTGTTTTTTTGCCCCGTAGATATAGCAACCCCCTTGAACCCAAGAAAAAATCTG GTTGCCCAACAGTTATGTTCCCAGCTAAAGTTGTTCAGGCCCTAAATCTGAACTTTGACGACATGGATTTCAACGGCCTCGCTCAGCCACGGCTCAACAGTAATGCTGCTTTTCCCTCTGATTATG ATGCTTTAATGATAAGAAGAAGTGCACTCGTGGCACAGCAGAAGCGAAATTTACGGCAAGAGAGTGTGCTCAATCATGAAATACGGCTGCCTCAAGAGTGGACATACTGA
- the LOC133704622 gene encoding uncharacterized protein LOC133704622 isoform X1: MAEAPEDVVSWLPTKEKLLMDKENFNKICFNTELKPSLSFFSEFPYEFDSLASPSALSSPVESSMGSSTETESSDEDDFLAGLTRRLTQQLAVKPEKWVMAGSPESTLSGLRSWSVSSNGSPNGVSSPPTTPFGAKNDTWDLIYAAAGEVARLKMSNNEGHKYNTSTNYQRSGLLGTARTQNPGLTSVKNQPAGFYTSHCSSTLGHNTSQVNQCQQFLRQEQQALKQQCSSIWERQQVKTSWQAQPRHHHHSHHHQIQSRGPSAGNENGRFVRSLGLPQSAWPPLQVHAQNQHSNSGGTRAVFPGGSGVKRECAGTGVFLPRRYSNPLEPKKKSAGCPTVMFPAKVVQALNLNFDDMDFNGLAQPRLNSNAAFPSDYDALMIRRSALVAQQKRNLRQESVLNHEIRLPQEWTY, translated from the exons ATGGCCGAGGCCCCTGAAGACGTCGTATCTTGGCTTCCTACTAAGGAAAAGTTACTCATGGACAAAGAGAACTTCAACAAAATTTGTTTCAACACTGAGTTGAAACCTAGCCTGAGCTTCTTTTCCGAGTTCCCTTACGAGTTTGACTCTCTCGCCTCGCCTTCCGCTCTCAGCTCCCCTGTAGAGTCCAGTATGGGTTCCTCCACCGAGACAGAGAGCAGTGACGAGGACGACTTTCTCGCTGGGTTAACTCGGCGTCTTACTCAGCAACTAGCTGTCAAACCCGAG AAGTGGGTCATGGCCGGGTCACCGGAATCGACACTGAGTGGACTCAGAAGCTGGTCAGTTTCTAGCAACGGGAGTCCAAACGGGGTGTCGTCGCCGCCAACGACGCCGTTTGGTGCCAAGAATGACACGTGGGATCTGATATATGCAGCTGCTGGTGAAGTTGCAAGGTTGAAGATGAGCAATAATGAGGGCCATAAGTACAATACTAGTACTAACTATCAAAGGAGTGGTTTACTGGGTACAGCTAGGACTCAGAATCCAGGTCTCACTTCAGTCAAGAATCAGCCTGCTGGGTTTTATACTAGCCATTGTAGCTCTACTCTTGGCCATAATACTTCACAAGTTAATCAG TGCCAGCAATTTTTGAGGCAAGAGCAACAGGCACTAAAGCAACAGTGCTCTTCAATTTGGGAAAGGCAACAAGTGAAGACAAGCTGGCAAGCTCAGCCCCGACACCACCACCACAGCCACCACCACCAGATCCAGAGCAGAGGCCCAAGTGCCGGGAATGAAAATGGGAGGTTTGTGCGTTCTCTCGGTCTGCCTCAATCTGCTTGGCCTCCCCTTCAAGTACACGCACAAAATCAACACTCTAACTCAGGAGGCACGAGGGCTGTTTTTCCAGGTGGATCTGGTGTTAAGAGAGAGTGTGCTGGCACTGGTGTTTTTTTGCCCCGTAGATATAGCAACCCCCTTGAACCCAAGAAAAAATCTG CAGGTTGCCCAACAGTTATGTTCCCAGCTAAAGTTGTTCAGGCCCTAAATCTGAACTTTGACGACATGGATTTCAACGGCCTCGCTCAGCCACGGCTCAACAGTAATGCTGCTTTTCCCTCTGATTATG ATGCTTTAATGATAAGAAGAAGTGCACTCGTGGCACAGCAGAAGCGAAATTTACGGCAAGAGAGTGTGCTCAATCATGAAATACGGCTGCCTCAAGAGTGGACATACTGA